The stretch of DNA ATGAACCGGTCGCAGAGGTTCTCTTCAATGAGTTGGATGTAGACGGTTATTTCCTCGAGTATGATGATGAAAGATCTGGGGACTTCGCGCACTTACGGCATGTTCCAAAGACTAAGACAGTTGTTCTGGGATTAGTCACCACAAAACTTCAGGAAATGGAAACCAAAGACGAGTTGAAACAACGGATTGAAGAAGCCGCTCGCTACATGCCGCTAGAGCAAATAGCGCTTTCGCTACAGTGTGGGTTCTCCAGTACGGTTCAGGGCAATGACATTGCCTTTGATGCTCAAGCAGCGAAATTGCGTTTGGTGACAGAAGTAGCTCAGGATGTATGGGGCTCACTTTGAAAGACTTCCCAGAAAGTCAATCAAGGAAAATCAAGATGATTAAGGTTTCAGAAGTATGAATCAGCGCGTGCAGGTTGTGATCATTGGTTCGGGTCCAGCTGGATTGCTATTGGGGCAGTTGCTTCACAACATTGGGGTAGAAACCCTGATCCTTGAGCGGCAGTCGCAGGAGTACGTTCTCAGTCGAATTCGAGCCGGTGTGTTGGAGCAAGGGACCACCGAACTGCTTGAACTGGCAGGCTGTGGAGAGCGCATGCATGCAAAAGGAATGACTCATTCGGGTTTTGACCTGGCTTTCGACGGCCAACGACATCGAATTGACTTACAGGAGATGAGCGGTGGTAAGACGGTGATGATCTATGGTCAGACGGAAGTGACCAAGGATCTGATGAATCGTCGTTCAGAGACTAATGGAATCACGATCTATGAAGCGCAAAATGTACAACCCCATGATTTTGATACCGATCGGCCTTGGGTAAGCTACGAAAAAGATGGGGTGGAACATCGTGTGGATTGTGACTTCATAGCTGGATGTGACGGTTTCCACGGAATCAGTCGGGCTTCTGTCCCAGACCAAGCAATTGAGATCTATGAGAAGGTCTATCCATTTGGTTGGCTGGGAATCCTGGCGGATGTTCCACCAGTTTCGCATGAGTTGATCTACGCGAACCATCCTCGGGGATTTGCACTTTGTTCGATGAGAAGCATGACACGTAGTCGCTATTATGTGCAGTGTACCCTGGAGGATAAAGTGGAAGAGTGGTCCGATGATCGCTTCTGGGATGAACTCCGTCTGCGTCTTCCGCCTGATGCTGCGGAGCAAGTCACCACAGGACCATCGATTGGAAAATCAATCGCTCCTTTACGTTCTTTTGTCTCTGAACCCCTTCGTTTTGGAACAATGTTCATTTGTGGGGATGCGGCTCACATTGTTCCGCCAACTGGAGCGAAAGGCCTCAATCTAGCGGCAAGTGATGTGTTCTATCTCTTCAATGCACTTCAGGAATACTACGAAGAACATTCTGAATCAGGTCTTGGGGCCTACTCAGAAAAAGCGCTTTCTCGTGTCTGGAAAGCGGTGCGTTTCTCCTGGTGGATGACCACCATGATGCATCGCATCCCAGACACGGGCACTTTTGGTCAGAAGATTCGGGAAGCAGAACTTCATTATTTGACCTCCTCTACTCCAGCGACCCAATCCCTCGCTGAAAACTATGTGGGCCTCCCTTTTTGAAAACTTTATCCTAGCCTGTTTCTCCTGAGGGAGATCATGGCATTGGAAGAGGCTGTTGAAGGAACTCCACTGGATTTCCTTTTTCCTGCCAAGCATCGAAACCAACTCGAAACCAACCTATCCTCAATTCAGGTCATTTCTCAGCCACTCTCTTAGCTGTATTCCACGAATGCCAGCAGTCAGGGGTGCAATAAAAGATGATCATTCCATCCCATTGCTGAGTGTAGTGTTGAAGATAGTCTGCCCAGAGATCTTCGAGTTGCCCAAAACCAACATTTGCCAACCAGTCACTTCCTGAAATGATTGTTAGAGGTTGATCTGGAAGAAAAAGCCCCTGACGTCAAAGTACGAGTTGCACATTCACAAAATGGACAGACTTTCTCAACCAAAGTTCTTAGGCAGATTCCGAAGTGAGAGTTTGTACTCCTTCCACCTGAACTGGAGTAGCCGACCGGTAGGATTGAATATGGCAGCCATCAGAATCGAAAAGCTGGAATTCACCATCTTTAGAAGTGGAGGCTACGGCACTACCCCAAATCAAACCTAGGAACAAAGCTAGGCAAGCACCCCATTTCATGTCTCTCTTTCTAGTATTCTTCCTAATTGGCGCACATTCTCCGGCAGATCAGCCGACATTTCGTACATTTGTCTGCCCACTAAATAAATGACGTCATCACCATACTCATTCTTCAATTGCGGAAGTTGTTCTGTACTGATACTTCCTCCAACAACTGGGAATGTTTGTTCCCAGTAAGGATCTTTAGCATAGCAGCGGTCAATCACATCTTTGCAGTCTGCAGCTTCAAAACTGAATCGTTAGCTTGGGATCGGGAACATGACATAATCTGCTCCTGCCATCCGAAAAATTGTTCCGAACAAGAGCCCAACAGAGATTCCTGGGTTGGGGGAGAGGATAAATGGACCCAAGAAAGCAGGTTAGACGATGATTGGCAGGCCTGGTTTTCGACTTTGGCTTAGTCGGTGAAAACTCTCAAAGCTGTTCAACCCAGGGCAAACCAAGAGACCACCAGCCCCGTATCGAGCGGCTCAATTTGCCCTAAGCCTCATTTCTTCCACAGAGGAGGTAATGTTTGGAACATACCAACTCTTTCTTCCGGTCTTTGCGCTCGCTTGCTCAACAGCTTTACAACAGGCATGGACGCGCTCTCGAAAAGGACTCCAGGATTGATCAGTAATCAGATGTTCATCGATGATCAAATCCACTCCTCCCTTGGCGAAACGATATGTCAACTCAGCAAGCTCATTGTGCGCCCCAAA from SAR324 cluster bacterium encodes:
- the pobA gene encoding 4-hydroxybenzoate 3-monooxygenase, whose translation is MNQRVQVVIIGSGPAGLLLGQLLHNIGVETLILERQSQEYVLSRIRAGVLEQGTTELLELAGCGERMHAKGMTHSGFDLAFDGQRHRIDLQEMSGGKTVMIYGQTEVTKDLMNRRSETNGITIYEAQNVQPHDFDTDRPWVSYEKDGVEHRVDCDFIAGCDGFHGISRASVPDQAIEIYEKVYPFGWLGILADVPPVSHELIYANHPRGFALCSMRSMTRSRYYVQCTLEDKVEEWSDDRFWDELRLRLPPDAAEQVTTGPSIGKSIAPLRSFVSEPLRFGTMFICGDAAHIVPPTGAKGLNLAASDVFYLFNALQEYYEEHSESGLGAYSEKALSRVWKAVRFSWWMTTMMHRIPDTGTFGQKIREAELHYLTSSTPATQSLAENYVGLPF
- a CDS encoding RuBisCO large subunit C-terminal-like domain-containing protein, with amino-acid sequence MTYRFAKGGVDLIIDEHLITDQSWSPFRERVHACCKAVEQASAKTGRKSWYVPNITSSVEEMRLRAN